The following are from one region of the Georgenia sp. M64 genome:
- a CDS encoding ABC transporter permease encodes MSAAPAAVRGPAEPDVRARARKRLALVAAVPPALFLLVAFVGPLVRLVLASVQDDDGRLTLAHYRTVWTSGYYVDAIWETLVLALLVMVTAVVGGYLMAVPIARARSRWTRAVVLIAVLSPLLTSVIVRSYGWLVLLAPNGAVASLWETIAGSAAPQMLYNTPAAFVATTHVLLPFAALTIAPGVAAVPRDLETASTSLGAGAARTFFRVTLPLSLPSVTVAATLVFVLAMGIYVTPLVVGGDTVPFLGIRVYQTIFQLGDYPTASALGFTLAVVTAAGTAVLLALFAWLRRLGGVGAR; translated from the coding sequence GTGAGCGCCGCCCCGGCCGCGGTCCGCGGTCCGGCCGAGCCCGACGTCCGCGCCCGGGCGCGGAAGCGGCTGGCGCTGGTCGCCGCGGTGCCGCCCGCGCTCTTCCTGCTCGTCGCGTTCGTCGGGCCCCTCGTCCGGCTGGTGCTGGCGAGCGTCCAGGACGACGACGGCCGGCTCACACTTGCGCACTACCGCACGGTGTGGACGAGCGGGTACTACGTCGACGCCATCTGGGAGACCCTGGTGCTGGCCCTGCTCGTCATGGTCACCGCCGTCGTCGGCGGCTACCTCATGGCCGTCCCGATCGCCCGGGCCCGCTCGCGCTGGACCCGCGCGGTCGTCCTCATCGCGGTGCTCTCCCCGCTGCTGACGAGCGTCATCGTGCGCAGCTACGGCTGGCTGGTGCTCCTGGCCCCCAACGGGGCGGTGGCGTCGCTGTGGGAGACGATCGCCGGTTCGGCGGCGCCGCAGATGCTCTACAACACCCCGGCGGCGTTCGTGGCCACCACGCACGTGCTCCTGCCCTTCGCGGCGCTGACGATCGCCCCGGGCGTCGCCGCCGTGCCGCGTGACCTCGAGACGGCGTCGACCAGCCTGGGGGCCGGGGCCGCCCGGACCTTCTTCCGGGTCACCCTGCCCCTGTCGCTGCCCTCCGTGACGGTCGCGGCCACGCTCGTGTTCGTGCTCGCCATGGGCATCTACGTCACCCCGCTCGTGGTCGGCGGCGACACGGTGCCCTTCCTGGGCATCCGCGTCTACCAGACGATCTTCCAGCTCGGTGACTACCCGACGGCGTCGGCACTGGGGTTCACGCTGGCCGTGGTCACGGCGGCCGGGACCGCCGTCCTGCTGGCCCTGTTCGCCTGGCTACGACGGCTGGGAGGCGTCGGTGCGCGATAG
- a CDS encoding ABC transporter ATP-binding protein, translated as MAEGANTPEPFLRVDGLTVGYGDTPVLKDVSLEVAEGEFVSILGPSGCGKTTLLKTIAGFVPAGAGRIEMGGRDLVRVPPARRDLGFVFQNYALFPHLSVTDNVAYGLASRGVRKPERDERAREMLALVGLESLGARRPAELSGGQQQRVAIARALAVSPSVLLMDEPLSNLDAKLRLEMREELHNLQRRVGVTTLFVTHDQEEAMTISDRLILLNAGVVEQVGSPAALYHRPRTPFVADFLGGGNVVDGRAVRGDGGTTVLEAPDLTFPIPGQDLPEGPVTVVLRTDRVRVGTVEAGGLVGTVEQSAFLGSAWRYRVRLDGGRVVHASGPPRLDGAADEGERVALSWHPDDVIVVGSR; from the coding sequence GTGGCTGAGGGGGCCAACACCCCCGAACCGTTCCTGCGGGTCGACGGGCTGACCGTCGGCTACGGGGACACCCCGGTGCTGAAGGACGTCTCCCTCGAGGTCGCCGAGGGCGAGTTCGTCAGCATCCTCGGGCCGAGCGGGTGCGGGAAGACCACGCTGCTCAAGACGATCGCCGGTTTCGTACCCGCCGGGGCGGGTCGGATCGAGATGGGCGGGCGCGACCTCGTCCGGGTCCCGCCGGCCCGGCGGGACCTCGGCTTCGTCTTCCAGAACTACGCGCTCTTCCCGCACCTGAGCGTGACCGACAACGTCGCCTACGGCCTCGCCAGCCGAGGGGTGCGGAAGCCCGAGCGGGACGAGCGGGCGCGGGAGATGCTCGCCCTGGTCGGTCTCGAGAGCCTCGGCGCCCGCCGTCCGGCCGAGCTCTCCGGCGGCCAGCAGCAGCGGGTGGCGATCGCCCGGGCGCTCGCCGTCAGCCCGAGCGTGCTGCTCATGGACGAGCCGCTGTCCAACCTCGACGCCAAGCTCCGCCTCGAGATGCGCGAGGAGCTCCACAACCTCCAGCGGCGGGTGGGGGTGACGACCCTCTTCGTCACCCACGACCAGGAGGAGGCCATGACGATCTCCGACCGGTTGATCCTGCTCAACGCCGGTGTCGTCGAGCAGGTCGGCTCCCCGGCGGCGCTGTACCACCGCCCGCGCACGCCCTTCGTCGCCGACTTCCTCGGCGGCGGCAACGTGGTCGACGGCCGGGCCGTCCGCGGCGACGGCGGCACGACCGTCCTCGAGGCGCCCGATCTGACCTTCCCCATCCCGGGGCAGGACCTCCCGGAGGGGCCGGTGACCGTGGTCCTGCGCACCGACCGCGTCCGGGTGGGCACGGTCGAGGCCGGCGGCCTCGTGGGCACCGTCGAGCAGTCCGCGTTCCTCGGCTCCGCGTGGCGCTACCGGGTCCGGCTCGACGGCGGACGCGTGGTGCACGCCTCCGGTCCGCCGCGGCTGGACGGAGCCGCCGACGAGGGGGAGCGCGTCGCCCTGAGCTGGCACCCCGACGACGTCATCGTGGTCGGCAGCCGGTGA
- a CDS encoding uroporphyrinogen decarboxylase family protein, producing the protein MSVTGRERVLAALAGEVTDRPPMTLWRHWPVDDQDAAAHARSAVAHHDSLGLDLLKITPSASFMSEAWGARTEYCGDVMGVRDYSFRPVAGPEDWLRLEAIDVTDAPSLSREVEVVRLLRDRLGPDVPLLPTVFTPLSVIRYLAGERFVADLRMHRSAVDRALDAVTRTTVDLVRALLGAGADGIYFSLFPASAAVLSLTEYREAVLPWDQAVMAAAEPAQMRVAHFHLPFPLLPLARELPVNVVSWEHTAEGGPGLAEGRELTGKAVIGGLDQHGALARGGPAEVAAGVRAAWAAGGAGLTLATSCSYPLTAPVGNLHTFADTVRSLPSA; encoded by the coding sequence GTGAGCGTCACCGGCCGGGAACGCGTGCTCGCCGCGCTGGCGGGCGAGGTGACGGACCGCCCGCCCATGACCCTGTGGCGGCACTGGCCGGTGGACGACCAGGACGCCGCCGCCCACGCCCGGTCCGCGGTCGCCCACCACGACTCGCTCGGCCTCGACCTGCTCAAGATCACCCCGTCCGCCTCTTTCATGAGCGAGGCGTGGGGCGCGCGCACCGAGTACTGCGGGGACGTCATGGGGGTGCGCGACTACTCCTTCCGACCGGTCGCCGGGCCCGAGGACTGGCTCCGCCTGGAGGCGATCGACGTCACCGACGCCCCCTCGCTCAGCCGGGAGGTCGAGGTCGTCCGGCTCCTGCGGGACAGGCTGGGCCCCGACGTCCCGCTCCTGCCCACCGTCTTCACGCCGCTGAGCGTGATCCGCTACCTGGCGGGCGAGCGGTTCGTCGCAGATCTGCGGATGCACCGGTCGGCAGTCGACCGCGCGCTCGACGCGGTCACCCGCACGACGGTCGACCTGGTCCGGGCGCTCCTGGGTGCGGGCGCTGACGGGATCTACTTCTCCCTCTTCCCTGCCTCCGCCGCCGTGCTCTCGCTTACGGAGTACCGCGAGGCCGTCCTGCCGTGGGACCAGGCGGTCATGGCGGCGGCCGAGCCGGCGCAGATGCGGGTGGCCCACTTCCACCTGCCGTTCCCGCTGCTGCCCCTCGCGCGGGAGCTGCCGGTGAACGTGGTGAGCTGGGAGCACACGGCAGAGGGCGGTCCCGGTCTCGCCGAGGGCAGGGAGCTGACCGGGAAGGCGGTCATCGGCGGGCTCGACCAGCACGGCGCCCTGGCACGTGGAGGCCCGGCGGAGGTGGCCGCCGGCGTGCGTGCAGCGTGGGCGGCCGGCGGCGCAGGGCTGACCCTGGCCACGTCCTGCTCGTACCCGCTCACCGCGCCGGTGGGAAACCTGCACACGTTCGCGGACACGGTCCGGTCCCTGCCGTCGGCCTGA
- a CDS encoding extracellular solute-binding protein — MKHVRTLALAGTALALALAGCAAPTTDGDADGGSEPAETTTGDAPQAGGDVTVTLYGDPWAAAVQAGAVAAFEEETGGEVEVALGDNATWFAQLRASQGGDAPFDVMILLPEQQIQAVEEGLVEPIDTSRLSNWDDVAPSLAEAFEQDGEQYGVPFSAGGLGIAYRKDLVETPPTAWSDMWDPEYAGHVAALPLTFQAGAQWFAGLVHEEGGTLDDPAAVDAAFGRLEELAPAVSVTPNNAVGVQTALQQGSAWLAPWWDGRAAALAQEDPNIAFAYPESGATAAVTTFYVPANAPDKDASYAFLDSLLDPGAQAEFAEAMWYPTSNVTTEFPEAFEGAVSADLETFDSYVFVDYATLTPNLTDWQNRWNEIFGG; from the coding sequence ATGAAGCACGTGCGCACCCTCGCTCTGGCCGGAACGGCGCTCGCCCTCGCCCTGGCCGGCTGCGCGGCACCCACCACGGACGGGGACGCCGACGGCGGGTCCGAGCCGGCCGAGACGACCACGGGCGACGCGCCGCAGGCGGGCGGCGACGTCACGGTCACCCTGTACGGCGACCCGTGGGCGGCCGCGGTCCAGGCCGGCGCGGTCGCCGCGTTCGAGGAGGAGACGGGCGGGGAGGTCGAGGTCGCGCTCGGCGACAACGCGACGTGGTTCGCCCAGCTCCGTGCCTCTCAGGGCGGGGACGCACCCTTCGACGTCATGATCCTGCTGCCCGAGCAGCAGATCCAGGCGGTCGAGGAGGGGCTCGTGGAGCCGATCGACACCTCGCGCCTGAGCAACTGGGACGACGTCGCACCCTCCCTCGCCGAGGCGTTCGAGCAGGACGGCGAGCAGTACGGCGTGCCGTTCTCGGCGGGTGGGCTGGGGATCGCCTACCGCAAGGACCTCGTCGAGACCCCGCCCACCGCCTGGTCGGACATGTGGGACCCGGAGTACGCCGGCCACGTCGCGGCCCTCCCGCTGACCTTCCAGGCCGGCGCCCAGTGGTTCGCGGGCCTGGTGCACGAGGAGGGCGGCACGCTGGACGACCCGGCGGCCGTGGACGCCGCGTTCGGCCGCCTGGAGGAGCTTGCCCCGGCCGTCTCGGTGACCCCCAACAACGCGGTCGGGGTCCAGACGGCGCTGCAGCAGGGGTCCGCCTGGCTCGCCCCCTGGTGGGACGGGCGCGCCGCGGCGCTCGCCCAGGAGGACCCGAACATCGCGTTCGCCTACCCCGAGTCCGGCGCGACCGCGGCCGTGACCACCTTCTACGTCCCGGCCAACGCCCCGGACAAGGACGCCAGCTACGCCTTCCTCGACAGCCTCCTCGACCCGGGGGCACAGGCCGAGTTCGCCGAGGCGATGTGGTACCCGACGTCGAACGTCACGACCGAGTTCCCGGAGGCGTTCGAGGGTGCGGTGAGCGCGGACCTGGAGACCTTCGACAGCTACGTGTTCGTCGACTACGCCACGCTCACGCCGAACCTCACGGACTGGCAGAACCGCTGGAACGAGATCTTCGGTGGCTGA
- a CDS encoding ABC transporter permease yields the protein MRDRAFVVLTRAAGILVLVFLLTPLVVVAGASVNPGSFLTFPPTGISLRWYEAILSDRAWLSSFQLSLWLTAVATPVATVLGTFAGYAITRWEYPGRGALALFMLSPLMVAEVLMGLAFLYYLTAFRLVGSVTGLLAAYVLVGVPYVARTVAASLETLDPDLEVAAESLGASRWRRLRTVVLPHVLPGVLAGATFTAVLAFGELAITLFIAGPSTTTLAMRIYTNVQFAANPSVAAAATVVIVLAVVAVLALERSGLATRGQQIGRTRT from the coding sequence GTGCGCGATAGGGCCTTCGTCGTTCTCACCCGCGCGGCCGGGATCCTCGTCCTCGTCTTCCTCCTCACCCCCCTGGTGGTCGTGGCCGGCGCCTCGGTGAACCCCGGCAGCTTCCTCACCTTCCCGCCCACGGGGATCTCCCTGCGGTGGTACGAGGCGATCCTGTCCGACCGGGCCTGGCTCAGCTCCTTCCAGCTCAGCCTCTGGCTCACGGCGGTCGCCACCCCGGTCGCCACCGTCCTGGGGACGTTCGCCGGCTACGCCATCACCCGGTGGGAGTACCCCGGACGGGGCGCGCTCGCCCTCTTCATGCTCTCGCCGCTCATGGTCGCCGAGGTCCTCATGGGACTGGCGTTCCTCTACTACCTCACCGCCTTCCGGCTCGTCGGCTCGGTCACCGGCCTGCTGGCGGCGTACGTGCTGGTGGGCGTGCCGTACGTGGCCCGCACCGTCGCGGCCTCACTCGAGACCCTCGACCCCGATCTCGAGGTGGCGGCGGAGAGCCTCGGGGCGAGCCGGTGGCGACGGCTGCGCACGGTCGTCCTGCCGCACGTGCTGCCCGGTGTGCTCGCCGGGGCCACCTTCACCGCCGTCCTGGCGTTCGGCGAGCTCGCCATCACCCTGTTCATCGCCGGGCCGAGCACCACCACGCTCGCCATGCGGATCTACACCAACGTCCAGTTCGCCGCGAACCCCTCCGTCGCCGCGGCGGCCACGGTGGTCATCGTGCTCGCCGTCGTCGCCGTGCTGGCGCTCGAACGCTCGGGCCTGGCCACGCGCGGCCAGCAGATCGGGCGGACGCGCACGTGA
- a CDS encoding saccharopine dehydrogenase NADP-binding domain-containing protein: protein MSPSFAFLVHPRTSLAEDLGRVWSPLAAVPERFYDTALRRLDLPPVRMAGVRIGGHDVGHVLLVPYGARHLLADPVEGRRRVVRAVDRAVRLGADVVGLGALTATVTGGGLALRARDDIGVTNGNAFTAATVDAQVRDLLDLATRGGRHVAVVGATGSVGSAVTRLLARDGAAHRLTLVARSTARLTALADAVRPTVPTVTATDLAVVAEADLVVLLTASTDALLRPHHLAPGAVVLDATQPRNTAPGLAEARPDVLVVDGGIVEIPTLRLVGGDIGLPDGRAYACFAETALLALTGHAGHFAIGTPTLEQVDHIRDVAADQGHLGFRPAAPTSFGAPLVPARATAVTA, encoded by the coding sequence ATGAGTCCCAGCTTCGCCTTCCTCGTCCACCCGCGCACCTCCCTCGCCGAGGACCTCGGCCGGGTGTGGTCCCCGCTCGCCGCGGTGCCCGAGCGGTTCTACGACACTGCCCTGCGCCGTCTCGACCTGCCCCCGGTGCGCATGGCCGGCGTGCGCATCGGCGGCCACGACGTCGGCCACGTGCTCCTCGTGCCCTACGGGGCCCGGCACCTCCTGGCGGACCCGGTCGAGGGCCGGCGCCGGGTGGTCCGCGCGGTGGACCGCGCCGTCCGGCTCGGTGCCGACGTCGTCGGGCTCGGCGCGCTGACCGCGACCGTGACCGGCGGCGGCCTCGCCCTGCGCGCCCGGGACGACATCGGCGTGACCAACGGCAACGCGTTCACCGCCGCCACCGTCGACGCCCAGGTCCGGGACCTGCTCGACCTGGCCACCCGCGGCGGCCGGCACGTGGCCGTGGTCGGGGCGACCGGCAGCGTCGGCTCGGCTGTCACGCGCCTGCTCGCCCGCGACGGTGCCGCGCACCGGCTCACCCTCGTGGCGCGCTCCACCGCCCGCCTGACGGCGCTGGCCGACGCCGTCCGGCCCACCGTTCCGACCGTCACGGCCACCGACCTCGCGGTCGTCGCCGAGGCGGACCTCGTCGTCCTGCTCACCGCGTCCACCGACGCCCTGCTCCGGCCCCACCACCTGGCGCCGGGCGCCGTCGTCCTGGACGCCACCCAGCCGCGGAACACCGCGCCCGGACTGGCCGAGGCCCGGCCGGATGTCCTGGTCGTCGACGGCGGCATCGTGGAGATCCCCACGCTGCGCCTGGTCGGCGGGGACATCGGGCTGCCCGACGGTCGCGCCTACGCCTGCTTCGCCGAGACGGCGCTGCTGGCCCTGACCGGGCACGCCGGTCACTTCGCGATCGGGACCCCCACGCTCGAGCAGGTGGACCACATCCGCGACGTCGCGGCCGACCAGGGGCACCTCGGCTTCCGGCCCGCGGCGCCGACCTCGTTCGGGGCGCCCCTGGTGCCCGCCCGGGCGACGGCGGTGACGGCATGA